The Nicotiana tabacum cultivar K326 chromosome 14, ASM71507v2, whole genome shotgun sequence genome contains a region encoding:
- the LOC107776139 gene encoding WEB family protein At2g17940-like isoform X2, with protein sequence MEREGELVVRGRVEIDTRQPFRSVKEAIMLFGEKFLAEEIYAKQLKEVQTKASGGQNQPRIELPVTIELEETKQNLQKSKEEGTFMAHCLQSLKEELELTKREIHQLKTRELKQKVALGADPEIEDLKFIENSSSSKVELRTQFQEYDDEIEFQKKKSVKFASTPLLTRIINVESTSPSQLKKKLKKKPLIPLFGGLFSKKKGKGNQVNQYS encoded by the exons ATGGAAAGAGAAGGAGAACTGGTGGTGCGGGGACGTGTAGAGATTGACACGAGACAGCCTTTTCGATCTGTGAAGGAGGCGATCATGTTATTTGGAGAAAAGTTTTTGGCTGAAGAAATTTATGCAAAACAGCTTAAAGAG GTGCAGACCAAGGCAAGTGGTGGACAAAACCAGCCAAGAATTGAATTACCAGTGACAATTGAGCTTGAAGAGACAAAGCAAAACCTCCAAAAATCAAAAGAAGAAGGAACATTTATGGCACATTGTCTTCAATCTCTAAAAGAAGAGCTAGAACTGACAAAAAGAGAGATACATCAATTGAAGACAAGAGAACTGAAGCAGAAAGTAGCGTTAGGCGCGGATCCTGAGATTGAAGATCTCAAATTCATTGAGAACTCGTCGTCATCCAAAGTTGAATTAAGAACACAATTTCAAGAGTATGATGATGAGATTGAATTTCAGAAAAAAAAGTCTGTTAAGTTTGCTAGTACCCCTTTACTCACTAGGATCATTAATGTGGAGAGTACTAGCCCTTCACAACTTAAGAAAAAGTTGAAGAAAAAACCTTTAATTCCTTTGTTTGGTGGATTGTTTTCCaagaagaaagggaaaggaaatcAAGTAAACCAATATTCATGA
- the LOC107776139 gene encoding WEB family protein At3g51220-like isoform X3 produces MEREGELVVRGRVEIDTRQPFRSVKEAIMLFGEKFLAEEIYAKQLKETKASGGQNQPRIELPVTIELEETKQNLQKSKEEGTFMAHCLQSLKEELELTKREIHQLKTRELKQKVALGADPEIEDLKFIENSSSSKVELRTQFQEYDDEIEFQKKKSVKFASTPLLTRIINVESTSPSQLKKKLKKKPLIPLFGGLFSKKKGKGNQVNQYS; encoded by the exons ATGGAAAGAGAAGGAGAACTGGTGGTGCGGGGACGTGTAGAGATTGACACGAGACAGCCTTTTCGATCTGTGAAGGAGGCGATCATGTTATTTGGAGAAAAGTTTTTGGCTGAAGAAATTTATGCAAAACAGCTTAAAGAG ACCAAGGCAAGTGGTGGACAAAACCAGCCAAGAATTGAATTACCAGTGACAATTGAGCTTGAAGAGACAAAGCAAAACCTCCAAAAATCAAAAGAAGAAGGAACATTTATGGCACATTGTCTTCAATCTCTAAAAGAAGAGCTAGAACTGACAAAAAGAGAGATACATCAATTGAAGACAAGAGAACTGAAGCAGAAAGTAGCGTTAGGCGCGGATCCTGAGATTGAAGATCTCAAATTCATTGAGAACTCGTCGTCATCCAAAGTTGAATTAAGAACACAATTTCAAGAGTATGATGATGAGATTGAATTTCAGAAAAAAAAGTCTGTTAAGTTTGCTAGTACCCCTTTACTCACTAGGATCATTAATGTGGAGAGTACTAGCCCTTCACAACTTAAGAAAAAGTTGAAGAAAAAACCTTTAATTCCTTTGTTTGGTGGATTGTTTTCCaagaagaaagggaaaggaaatcAAGTAAACCAATATTCATGA
- the LOC107776139 gene encoding WEB family protein At3g51220-like isoform X1, which translates to MEREGELVVRGRVEIDTRQPFRSVKEAIMLFGEKFLAEEIYAKQLKELFCQVQTKASGGQNQPRIELPVTIELEETKQNLQKSKEEGTFMAHCLQSLKEELELTKREIHQLKTRELKQKVALGADPEIEDLKFIENSSSSKVELRTQFQEYDDEIEFQKKKSVKFASTPLLTRIINVESTSPSQLKKKLKKKPLIPLFGGLFSKKKGKGNQVNQYS; encoded by the exons ATGGAAAGAGAAGGAGAACTGGTGGTGCGGGGACGTGTAGAGATTGACACGAGACAGCCTTTTCGATCTGTGAAGGAGGCGATCATGTTATTTGGAGAAAAGTTTTTGGCTGAAGAAATTTATGCAAAACAGCTTAAAGAG CTGTTTTGTCAGGTGCAGACCAAGGCAAGTGGTGGACAAAACCAGCCAAGAATTGAATTACCAGTGACAATTGAGCTTGAAGAGACAAAGCAAAACCTCCAAAAATCAAAAGAAGAAGGAACATTTATGGCACATTGTCTTCAATCTCTAAAAGAAGAGCTAGAACTGACAAAAAGAGAGATACATCAATTGAAGACAAGAGAACTGAAGCAGAAAGTAGCGTTAGGCGCGGATCCTGAGATTGAAGATCTCAAATTCATTGAGAACTCGTCGTCATCCAAAGTTGAATTAAGAACACAATTTCAAGAGTATGATGATGAGATTGAATTTCAGAAAAAAAAGTCTGTTAAGTTTGCTAGTACCCCTTTACTCACTAGGATCATTAATGTGGAGAGTACTAGCCCTTCACAACTTAAGAAAAAGTTGAAGAAAAAACCTTTAATTCCTTTGTTTGGTGGATTGTTTTCCaagaagaaagggaaaggaaatcAAGTAAACCAATATTCATGA